One genomic segment of Fimbriimonadaceae bacterium includes these proteins:
- a CDS encoding ATP-dependent Clp protease ATP-binding subunit, translating to MFYAQEEAQKFGEGYVSTEHLLLGLVRESDSVAARVLEKLGVSLNKIRAEVEKQLPRGDARPSQDMTLTPRAKRVIDLAYDEARNLNNNYIGTEHLLLGLIREGDGLAGRVLAKLGVELERARREVMALQDTETQSKPGGRSSSHGAATKTQTLDEFGRDLTELARDGKLDPVVGRHNEIERVMQILCRRTKNNPCLVGDPGVGKTAIAEGLALKIISGDIPDLLRDKRIVALDLAGLVAGTKYRGEFEERMKKVMEEVRKAEGQVILFIDELHTLVGAGAAEGAIDASNIMKPALARGELQCIGATTQDEFRKYIERDAALERRFQAVKVREPSEEEAIDILKGLRERYEAHHQVEITDDAIDSAVHLSQRYISDRTLPDKAIDLIDEAASRVRLQQSLPPADVRSDRAKLTKLDSEIEHLAKRATEGDETLAAKQAERDALEESIGKREEAWESEERPEPIVSDHEIAQIVQSWTGIPVTKLVEAESQKLLRMEEDLHERIIGQHDAVVSVSRAIRRARSGLKDPKRPMGSFIFLGPTGVGKTELAKALAAYLYEKESNIVRIDMSEYMERFSVSRLVGAPPGYVGYDEGGQLTEQVRRNPYCVVLLDEIEKAHPDVFNILLQIMEDGHLTDSQGRTVDFRNTLIIMTSNVGVRPVEADKGMGFRDVKVDINDPKTYEMMKTKMLEEMKKLFRPEFLNRVDEVIVFQHLKKEEILRIADLYLKRVNEQAASMNITITLSEAVKDLLVEQGYDPNLGARPLRRAVQRFIEDPLSEEMLLGRFHAGDTILADLDADKKIVFVKKDPDGGGKKQKALANK from the coding sequence GTGTTCTACGCCCAAGAAGAGGCGCAGAAATTCGGCGAAGGCTACGTGTCGACCGAGCATCTTCTCCTGGGTCTGGTCCGCGAGTCGGACTCCGTTGCCGCACGCGTGCTCGAGAAGCTCGGTGTGAGTTTGAACAAGATACGGGCGGAGGTCGAAAAGCAGCTCCCGAGGGGGGATGCCCGGCCGAGTCAGGATATGACCCTGACCCCGCGGGCCAAGAGAGTCATTGACCTGGCCTACGACGAGGCGCGCAATCTCAACAACAACTACATCGGAACCGAGCATCTCCTGCTCGGACTGATCCGCGAAGGCGACGGCCTTGCGGGTCGCGTGCTCGCCAAGCTTGGTGTGGAGCTCGAACGCGCACGGCGCGAAGTGATGGCGCTCCAAGATACGGAGACGCAATCGAAGCCCGGCGGGCGAAGCTCCAGCCATGGCGCCGCAACGAAAACGCAGACCCTGGACGAATTTGGACGGGACCTGACCGAGCTGGCACGAGACGGGAAGCTCGATCCGGTCGTCGGACGGCACAACGAGATCGAGCGTGTGATGCAGATCCTGTGCCGCCGCACGAAGAACAATCCGTGCCTCGTGGGCGACCCCGGCGTCGGCAAGACCGCGATCGCCGAGGGCCTGGCCCTCAAGATCATCAGCGGGGACATCCCCGACCTCCTGCGGGACAAGCGCATCGTGGCGCTCGACCTTGCGGGCCTCGTCGCCGGCACCAAGTATCGGGGCGAGTTCGAGGAGCGGATGAAGAAGGTGATGGAGGAGGTTCGCAAGGCCGAGGGCCAAGTGATCCTCTTCATCGACGAACTGCACACCTTGGTGGGCGCGGGCGCCGCAGAAGGCGCCATCGACGCTTCCAACATCATGAAGCCCGCGCTCGCGCGCGGCGAACTGCAGTGCATCGGAGCCACCACCCAGGACGAATTCCGAAAGTACATCGAGCGCGACGCCGCTCTCGAGCGCCGCTTCCAGGCCGTGAAGGTGCGCGAACCCTCCGAAGAGGAGGCGATCGACATCCTCAAAGGCCTGCGCGAGCGGTACGAGGCGCATCACCAGGTGGAGATCACCGACGATGCGATCGACTCGGCCGTCCATCTCTCGCAGCGCTACATCAGCGACCGCACCCTTCCCGACAAGGCCATCGACCTCATCGACGAAGCCGCGTCCCGCGTCCGGCTGCAGCAGAGCCTGCCGCCGGCGGACGTCCGCTCGGACCGCGCAAAGCTGACCAAGCTGGATTCGGAAATCGAGCACCTGGCCAAACGCGCCACCGAGGGCGACGAGACACTCGCCGCCAAACAAGCCGAGCGCGACGCTCTCGAGGAGAGCATCGGCAAGCGCGAGGAGGCTTGGGAATCGGAGGAGCGCCCCGAACCGATCGTGAGCGATCACGAGATCGCCCAGATCGTCCAGAGCTGGACGGGCATTCCGGTCACCAAGCTCGTCGAAGCGGAATCCCAGAAGCTGCTCCGAATGGAGGAGGACCTCCACGAGCGGATCATCGGCCAGCACGACGCCGTCGTGTCCGTCTCGAGAGCCATCCGCCGCGCCCGCAGCGGCCTCAAGGATCCGAAGCGGCCGATGGGCTCGTTCATCTTCCTCGGCCCGACAGGCGTCGGCAAGACCGAACTTGCGAAGGCCCTCGCCGCGTACCTCTACGAAAAGGAATCGAACATCGTCCGCATCGACATGTCGGAGTACATGGAGCGGTTCTCGGTCAGCCGCCTCGTGGGAGCCCCTCCCGGCTACGTGGGTTACGACGAGGGTGGACAGCTCACCGAACAGGTCCGGCGCAACCCGTACTGCGTGGTGCTTCTCGACGAGATCGAGAAAGCCCACCCGGACGTCTTCAACATCCTCCTGCAGATCATGGAGGACGGACACCTGACGGACAGCCAGGGCCGCACCGTCGACTTCCGAAACACCCTGATCATCATGACCTCCAATGTGGGCGTCCGGCCCGTCGAGGCCGACAAGGGTATGGGCTTCCGCGACGTCAAGGTCGACATCAACGACCCCAAGACGTACGAGATGATGAAGACCAAGATGCTCGAAGAGATGAAGAAGCTCTTCCGGCCCGAGTTCCTCAACCGCGTGGACGAGGTCATCGTGTTCCAGCACCTCAAGAAGGAGGAGATCCTGCGGATCGCCGACCTCTACCTCAAGCGGGTGAACGAGCAGGCCGCCAGCATGAACATCACGATTACGCTGAGCGAAGCCGTGAAGGACCTCCTCGTGGAACAGGGCTACGATCCCAACCTCGGAGCGCGCCCCCTGCGC
- a CDS encoding DUF3488 and transglutaminase-like domain-containing protein, whose amino-acid sequence MRGPRLVRKIERLGWLDFVLAGSAASATVYSAGQGLSEPAIGTVLVVLVLVGTAISLAINRFFQIEKLGPFAALPYAASLIAATFFAPELNRFLPGEGFPLELMLGGVLCWMIVAGSFTAWRDGTLLFQVVPGIAMFGMVGTWDTFKEAPVAFFGFLLCVAALFARAHGRAMLEQASAAGFFEEGVGIDERSMRRIQAGPWRWMAGPEWALASAAVVVLVSLLGAPILQESVKGVSTIVNLSVPRPKNAANPSNFRTSRAGTVEVGRGPLALNADVVLRARLDQQRYLRSEIFDTYAGRGWSATPRPFESGASRAVADIAQPKRIRFGIELVSGSHVDVPVPGVVTSISGMRRARIRADGTVELERPVSMTPELVGRAIVPANEGAVPPNARAGLPSEEFGGSYLAIGNVPSAVFEFAQETVAGKSSDYEKAQAIKKMLEERCVYNLNAPALPPDVDAVSAFLFDQPEGYCDLFASAMAVLARCAGIPSRYVVGYYPFGETVDEEGRYNVRESDAHAWAELYFEGVGWIPFDATEGARVAEGSERGGAVAAPWFETPLGIGALIAAAGGLGFGVWRLRGRAGAALRPSREDARLAYRTFLHGIERATGKPRDPSQTPRDYLEGLTGRLGSQTETALALNERLEAALFAREEPSAEAVRALDADVRAFRTVLKGAVPAA is encoded by the coding sequence GTGAGAGGACCGCGCCTCGTCCGAAAGATCGAGCGCCTCGGCTGGCTCGACTTCGTGCTCGCGGGCTCGGCGGCTTCGGCCACGGTCTACTCGGCGGGCCAGGGGCTGTCCGAGCCCGCGATCGGTACGGTCCTGGTGGTGCTGGTCCTCGTTGGAACGGCGATCTCGCTCGCGATCAACCGGTTCTTCCAGATCGAGAAGCTCGGGCCGTTCGCCGCGCTGCCCTACGCGGCCAGCCTGATCGCCGCGACGTTCTTCGCTCCGGAGCTCAACCGCTTCCTGCCGGGTGAAGGCTTCCCTCTCGAACTGATGCTCGGCGGGGTCCTCTGCTGGATGATCGTGGCGGGGAGCTTCACGGCGTGGCGCGACGGCACCCTCCTTTTCCAGGTCGTGCCGGGCATCGCGATGTTCGGCATGGTGGGCACGTGGGACACGTTCAAAGAGGCGCCCGTCGCCTTCTTCGGATTCCTTCTGTGCGTGGCGGCCCTGTTCGCCCGCGCCCACGGGCGTGCGATGCTGGAGCAGGCCTCGGCCGCAGGCTTCTTCGAGGAGGGAGTCGGCATCGACGAGCGGTCGATGCGCCGCATCCAAGCGGGGCCGTGGCGCTGGATGGCCGGACCCGAGTGGGCTTTGGCGTCCGCGGCGGTCGTGGTGCTGGTGAGTCTGCTCGGCGCCCCCATCCTGCAGGAGTCGGTCAAGGGCGTCTCGACGATTGTGAACCTGAGCGTGCCCCGGCCCAAGAACGCGGCCAACCCGAGCAACTTCCGCACGTCCCGGGCGGGGACCGTGGAGGTCGGCCGCGGACCGCTGGCGCTCAATGCCGACGTCGTCCTTCGGGCCAGGCTCGACCAGCAACGCTATCTCCGGAGCGAGATCTTCGACACCTACGCGGGACGGGGTTGGTCGGCGACGCCCCGCCCGTTCGAATCGGGAGCTTCGCGCGCCGTGGCCGACATCGCCCAGCCCAAGAGGATCCGATTTGGCATCGAGTTGGTCTCCGGCTCGCACGTGGACGTTCCCGTGCCCGGAGTGGTGACCTCGATTTCAGGGATGCGCCGCGCCCGGATCCGGGCGGACGGCACCGTGGAACTCGAACGCCCCGTCTCCATGACGCCCGAACTCGTCGGGCGGGCGATCGTGCCCGCGAACGAAGGTGCCGTGCCGCCCAACGCGCGCGCCGGACTTCCGAGCGAGGAGTTTGGCGGGTCCTACCTCGCGATCGGAAACGTACCATCCGCGGTATTCGAGTTCGCCCAGGAGACCGTCGCCGGCAAGAGTTCCGACTACGAGAAGGCGCAGGCCATCAAGAAGATGCTCGAAGAGCGGTGCGTGTACAACCTGAACGCTCCCGCCCTGCCACCCGACGTCGACGCGGTCAGCGCCTTCCTGTTCGACCAACCCGAGGGGTACTGCGATCTTTTTGCCAGCGCGATGGCGGTGCTCGCCCGCTGCGCGGGCATCCCGTCTCGGTACGTCGTGGGCTACTACCCGTTTGGCGAGACCGTGGACGAGGAAGGCCGGTACAACGTGCGTGAATCGGATGCCCACGCTTGGGCCGAGCTTTACTTCGAGGGCGTGGGCTGGATTCCGTTCGACGCCACGGAGGGCGCCCGCGTCGCAGAAGGCTCCGAACGGGGCGGCGCCGTCGCGGCGCCGTGGTTCGAAACGCCGCTCGGCATCGGCGCCCTGATCGCGGCGGCGGGGGGTCTTGGGTTCGGCGTCTGGCGTCTGCGCGGCCGCGCGGGGGCGGCCCTCCGGCCATCCCGTGAAGACGCCCGCCTCGCCTACCGCACGTTCCTGCACGGCATCGAACGGGCAACGGGCAAGCCCCGCGACCCTTCGCAAACGCCACGGGACTATCTCGAGGGCCTTACCGGACGTCTGGGTTCGCAAACAGAGACGGCGCTCGCGCTCAACGAGCGCCTCGAAGCGGCCCTCTTCGCACGCGAAGAGCCCTCGGCCGAGGCCGTCCGCGCGCTCGATGCCGACGTCCGAGCGTTTCGCACGGTCCTCAAGGGCGCCGTTCCTGCGGCATAA
- the holA gene encoding DNA polymerase III subunit delta produces MLLSGTEDGLRIRGLHALLRAAEPEEPLELEQFEGGQRSADEWLAAAGTVPFLSDRRAVVVRHLLRSGTAEEAMSDAHSRLAALPPTSLLVLVADEEGGDDRRNARLRASWEKAVRAANGYVEDFKVNPKSLRALLKKEVEARGKKISDRAIDTLLEMTGDSSSRAIEELDKAILFAGDEESVREADIQAVTIPSREWNVYKMVDAALAGRVGPAMHQLRVLVGSQAKAEGAAFQFVLPTLSRQLRLAWQARLCVDSGTSPSNAPDAVTRLFPAMPNLQKMAPWSQDQAMRFGRRLSLDQLREMLQVVSDADARLKGLLPGFSSMETLERMLLELVRAASR; encoded by the coding sequence GTGCTCCTTTCCGGCACCGAAGACGGGCTGCGCATCCGCGGCCTGCACGCGCTGTTGCGCGCGGCCGAGCCCGAGGAGCCCTTGGAGCTCGAACAATTCGAGGGGGGCCAGCGATCCGCCGACGAGTGGCTGGCCGCGGCCGGAACCGTCCCCTTCCTGAGCGATCGGCGCGCGGTGGTGGTCCGGCACCTCTTGCGCTCGGGCACCGCCGAAGAGGCGATGTCCGATGCACACTCCCGCCTCGCGGCCCTTCCACCCACCTCCCTTCTCGTGCTCGTCGCGGACGAGGAGGGGGGCGACGACCGTCGGAACGCCCGTCTCAGGGCGTCTTGGGAGAAGGCGGTCCGGGCGGCCAACGGGTACGTCGAAGACTTCAAGGTCAATCCCAAGAGCCTGCGCGCCTTGCTCAAAAAAGAGGTCGAGGCGCGCGGCAAGAAGATCAGCGACCGGGCGATCGACACGTTGCTCGAGATGACCGGCGACAGTTCGAGCCGCGCGATCGAGGAGCTGGACAAGGCGATCCTGTTCGCGGGGGACGAGGAGTCCGTGCGCGAGGCCGACATCCAGGCCGTGACCATCCCCTCGAGGGAGTGGAACGTGTACAAGATGGTGGACGCGGCGCTGGCGGGCCGGGTGGGACCCGCCATGCACCAGTTGCGCGTGCTCGTGGGAAGCCAAGCCAAGGCGGAGGGCGCGGCGTTCCAGTTCGTGCTCCCGACCCTATCGCGGCAACTGCGACTGGCCTGGCAAGCGCGCCTGTGCGTCGACTCGGGCACCTCGCCTTCGAACGCGCCCGACGCCGTGACGCGCCTCTTTCCCGCCATGCCGAATCTTCAGAAGATGGCGCCCTGGTCCCAAGACCAGGCGATGCGTTTCGGCCGCCGCCTCTCCCTCGATCAGTTGCGGGAGATGCTGCAGGTCGTTTCGGACGCCGACGCGCGCCTCAAGGGTCTCCTCCCCGGCTTCTCCTCGATGGAGACGCTGGAGCGGATGTTGTTGGAGTTGGTTCGGGCGGCGAGCCGGTAG
- a CDS encoding MlaD family protein: MQAAAKVGFLVVVFVGLLFGAYALLGKSLFAKESEVYYAEFKDAGGVTPGTRVLLAGVRVGEVESVSLEGPALARVALSLAKGTVLPEGTTAQLPTSLIGFGDNPVLLIPPERVEGRLFPGAVLAGVRPSALEGLLPDSKETIRELNATLAATRKLMEDRELKDSLVALLESGNKTLAEFGAIARETQGLLADNRGTIQAAMNDAARAMADVRKSTEMLAKLATDEQMQGQLRTIVANLESTSKKTDDLVSEINAMVTDPELRNPMKATMANVEKMSETGTRIVENTEVMTKNGIVVSEKAVEIADKASALADEASKVLKRLQEFFDKVPDVSVKPIDVSMDLLRETRDARWRTDVNMALGKPLGDSTLHFGLYDAFEGNKVNLQLGKAFGNGSEYRYGIYASKPGVGVDFQVAPRFSLRGDWFDINNPRFDLRGRYEFGNGLVGWFGVDRLLNDNAPIIGIGIRK; the protein is encoded by the coding sequence ATGCAAGCCGCCGCCAAAGTCGGGTTCCTGGTCGTGGTGTTCGTGGGCCTCCTGTTCGGCGCCTATGCCTTGCTCGGCAAGAGTCTGTTCGCCAAGGAGTCGGAGGTTTACTACGCGGAGTTCAAGGACGCGGGAGGGGTGACGCCGGGCACGCGCGTGCTCTTGGCCGGCGTGCGCGTGGGCGAGGTGGAGTCGGTGAGCCTCGAGGGCCCTGCGCTCGCGCGCGTGGCGCTGAGCTTGGCCAAAGGCACGGTGCTGCCCGAAGGAACCACGGCCCAGCTCCCGACGTCGCTGATCGGGTTCGGCGACAATCCCGTGCTCCTCATCCCGCCCGAGCGAGTGGAGGGGCGGCTGTTCCCGGGCGCGGTGCTCGCGGGCGTCCGCCCGTCGGCCCTCGAGGGACTGCTGCCCGACAGCAAGGAGACGATCCGCGAGCTGAACGCGACGTTGGCAGCCACGCGGAAGTTGATGGAGGACCGCGAATTGAAGGACTCCCTGGTCGCGCTCCTGGAGAGCGGCAACAAGACCCTCGCCGAATTCGGCGCGATCGCCAGGGAGACGCAGGGGCTGCTCGCCGACAACCGAGGGACGATCCAAGCCGCGATGAACGATGCCGCCCGCGCCATGGCGGACGTCCGCAAGAGCACGGAGATGCTGGCCAAACTGGCGACCGACGAGCAGATGCAGGGGCAGTTGCGGACGATTGTCGCCAACTTGGAGAGCACGAGCAAGAAGACCGACGACCTGGTTTCCGAGATCAACGCGATGGTCACCGATCCCGAGCTTCGCAATCCGATGAAGGCGACCATGGCCAACGTCGAGAAGATGAGCGAGACCGGCACGAGGATCGTCGAGAACACCGAGGTGATGACCAAGAACGGCATCGTGGTGAGCGAGAAGGCGGTGGAGATCGCCGACAAGGCCTCCGCGCTGGCGGACGAGGCGAGCAAGGTGCTCAAACGCCTTCAAGAGTTCTTCGACAAGGTGCCGGACGTCTCCGTCAAGCCCATCGACGTGAGCATGGACCTCTTGCGGGAAACGCGCGACGCCCGGTGGCGGACCGACGTCAACATGGCACTCGGCAAGCCCCTGGGCGACTCGACGCTCCACTTCGGACTGTACGACGCGTTCGAGGGGAACAAGGTGAATCTGCAGCTTGGAAAGGCCTTCGGGAACGGGAGCGAATACCGCTACGGCATCTACGCCAGCAAGCCGGGCGTTGGGGTAGACTTTCAAGTCGCGCCGCGGTTCTCGCTGCGGGGGGATTGGTTCGATATCAACAACCCTCGCTTCGACCTTCGCGGACGCTATGAATTCGGAAACGGCCTGGTGGGTTGGTTCGGCGTGGATCGGCTGCTGAACGACAACGCGCCCATCATCGGGATCGGCATCCGGAAATAA
- the rplI gene encoding 50S ribosomal protein L9, protein MKVILTQTVPKVGKEGHVVNVADGFARNYLFPRKMAVYADKSQMQVLERRKAKFDARDAETLAEAQTMHDMLHGKGIRLEGKVAGENTRLFGAVTSQDIADALAAQLGVTVDRKQVGLLAPIKQLGKYTIDVDLHRQLETHVSLEVFNPEAEVKAEEEAPVVEEPEEAPVAEAVAETVAEAPVTADES, encoded by the coding sequence ATGAAGGTGATCTTAACTCAGACCGTGCCGAAAGTCGGCAAGGAAGGCCACGTGGTGAACGTGGCCGACGGATTCGCGCGCAACTATCTGTTCCCGCGCAAGATGGCGGTGTACGCTGACAAGAGCCAGATGCAGGTGCTTGAGCGCCGCAAGGCGAAGTTCGACGCGCGCGATGCCGAGACCCTTGCCGAAGCGCAGACCATGCACGACATGCTGCACGGCAAGGGCATTCGCCTCGAGGGCAAGGTCGCCGGCGAGAACACGCGACTTTTCGGCGCCGTCACGTCCCAGGACATCGCCGACGCCCTGGCCGCACAGCTCGGCGTGACCGTCGATCGCAAGCAGGTCGGCCTCCTCGCACCCATCAAGCAGCTGGGCAAGTACACGATCGACGTGGACCTACACCGCCAGCTTGAAACGCACGTGTCGCTCGAGGTCTTCAACCCCGAAGCCGAGGTGAAGGCCGAGGAAGAGGCGCCGGTCGTCGAAGAACCGGAGGAGGCCCCGGTCGCGGAGGCGGTGGCCGAGACGGTTGCCGAAGCGCCCGTCACGGCCGACGAGAGCTGA